One window of Brevibacterium pigmentatum genomic DNA carries:
- a CDS encoding phage baseplate protein — MALNVFGGSPADVTADSNGSVIGGVALKVYTSALGGQQVTELYDTNGAPLAGVVVSGTTGDETGRVAFQASDQYQILYLDAGYGMRWAIPAREAFAAASTALSKSTAALAAAQEAQDIATVSGVKADLAKAEVDAKLGFDITKLSPRYVTTLRTPSNRVLQSATRDPLTGNYYAAQAGPANGSSTDLHITRCAPDGRMLDQCIFAGGGHGSTVAIENDGPNVWLWFRWTYDTTGSSFTNRMVRAQYQPGTTVLRDDPLVSEVPDFADNTLVDFAIDQASDRICERVFVSTTRERFVLRKLSDYKAGRNQPIATLITDDSQTGVNPYQGHVSIDDYLYVARGGAGFDAPNTITRYRWDTGVKTLIDVDRTAAMPDGTFPEGYNEIEGVSLWRGPGGTPSLLFGKAIGSAYYRQSPIYAFNPPAGDDLVGETLRRIGQKERGYAYITPTAADTATSVQVTFAREFDTVPHMTVTPDSNVPGPWVKGVSVSEVTTKGCLIWLTRYNTTRTGIYWQADAS; from the coding sequence ATGGCATTGAACGTTTTCGGTGGAAGCCCCGCCGACGTCACCGCAGACTCAAACGGCAGCGTCATCGGCGGCGTCGCCCTCAAGGTGTACACGTCAGCCCTCGGCGGCCAACAGGTCACAGAACTCTACGACACCAACGGCGCACCCCTCGCCGGCGTCGTCGTCTCCGGCACCACAGGCGACGAAACAGGACGAGTCGCCTTCCAAGCCTCCGACCAATACCAAATCCTCTACCTCGACGCCGGCTACGGCATGCGCTGGGCCATACCCGCCCGCGAAGCATTCGCCGCCGCATCCACCGCACTATCAAAATCCACCGCCGCGCTCGCCGCAGCACAGGAGGCACAAGATATTGCAACCGTTTCAGGGGTGAAGGCGGATCTGGCGAAAGCGGAAGTGGATGCGAAGCTCGGGTTCGACATCACGAAGCTCTCACCCCGATACGTGACCACGTTGCGCACCCCGTCGAACAGGGTTCTGCAATCAGCGACCCGCGACCCCCTGACCGGGAACTACTATGCCGCGCAGGCAGGCCCGGCGAACGGATCATCCACTGACCTGCACATAACCCGGTGCGCGCCCGACGGGCGGATGCTCGACCAGTGCATCTTCGCCGGAGGCGGCCACGGCTCCACGGTGGCAATCGAGAACGACGGCCCGAACGTATGGCTGTGGTTCCGCTGGACCTACGACACCACCGGCAGCTCGTTCACGAACCGTATGGTGCGCGCCCAATACCAGCCGGGCACGACTGTCCTCCGGGATGACCCGCTGGTGTCCGAAGTCCCCGATTTCGCGGACAACACTCTCGTCGACTTCGCCATCGACCAGGCCTCCGACAGGATCTGCGAACGCGTATTCGTCTCCACCACGAGAGAACGATTCGTGCTCCGCAAACTCTCCGATTACAAGGCTGGACGTAACCAGCCCATCGCAACACTGATCACCGACGACTCCCAGACCGGCGTCAACCCCTACCAGGGGCACGTGTCCATCGACGATTACCTGTATGTGGCTCGAGGTGGTGCAGGTTTCGACGCACCGAACACGATCACCCGATACCGGTGGGACACCGGAGTGAAGACACTGATCGATGTTGACCGGACCGCGGCAATGCCGGACGGGACTTTCCCGGAAGGCTATAACGAGATCGAAGGAGTCTCACTGTGGCGCGGCCCCGGCGGCACCCCCTCGCTCCTGTTCGGCAAGGCGATCGGGTCCGCCTACTACCGACAGTCACCGATCTACGCGTTCAACCCACCAGCCGGCGACGACCTCGTCGGGGAAACCCTGCGCCGCATCGGACAGAAAGAACGCGGCTACGCTTACATCACGCCCACTGCTGCCGACACGGCCACGTCCGTGCAGGTGACGTTCGCCCGTGAGTTCGACACGGTTCCGCATATGACAGTGACACCCGACAGTAATGTTCCCGGACCGTGGGTCAAGGGTGTTTCAGTCAGCGAAGTCACCACCAAGGGCTGTCTCATCTGGCTCACCCGATACAACACGACCAGGACTGGCATCTACTGGCAGGCGGACGCATCATGA
- a CDS encoding DUF5047 domain-containing protein, whose translation MFPVSQRWLEALSLARYEPVVQWSPDRGNTWHDLTLHDGSITAASTSQVRWTARGLIISGADIGRRALSPYGARIRVFMRMHYDRHTIETVPLGVYRVEEVSQAGLRPGRAQLDGLSLEAQVQDERFHQPRTLAIGTGQYWATTLIKEVLPEVGMSWRLGDTNIPQLVEERDRWGLIDGRSRDPSIAKSLGGRVFCDSRGSFVAAPVPTLEDPAVWELAAGPGGALVEPQQTLSRDGVYNQIVASGASENGQPPIGPSVASDDDPVSPTYYKGPFGAVPLFYTSKLITSLQQCQTTALGLLAPRLGLKQKVSVSSLLNYALEPDDVISVTMPDETVENHIIDSITFPLTGGTMSMQTRSTTSPAGGRITIEGDNADYGEGTFDE comes from the coding sequence GTGTTCCCAGTCTCCCAACGGTGGCTCGAAGCACTTTCCCTGGCTCGGTATGAACCCGTCGTGCAATGGTCACCCGACCGCGGAAACACGTGGCATGACCTGACCCTTCACGACGGGTCCATTACCGCCGCCTCCACCTCGCAAGTCCGATGGACCGCCCGCGGCCTCATCATCTCCGGCGCAGACATAGGCCGCCGAGCACTCTCCCCATACGGTGCCCGGATTCGCGTGTTCATGCGCATGCACTACGACCGCCACACCATCGAGACCGTTCCGTTGGGTGTGTACCGTGTCGAAGAAGTCTCCCAGGCCGGTCTCCGACCCGGACGCGCACAGTTGGACGGGCTCTCCCTCGAAGCGCAGGTGCAAGACGAACGGTTCCACCAACCGCGCACCCTCGCGATCGGCACCGGTCAATACTGGGCCACCACACTCATCAAAGAAGTCCTCCCCGAGGTCGGCATGTCCTGGCGGCTCGGCGACACCAACATTCCGCAGCTCGTCGAAGAACGAGACCGGTGGGGACTCATCGACGGCCGCTCCCGCGACCCCTCCATTGCCAAGTCCCTCGGCGGTCGAGTGTTCTGCGACTCCCGCGGATCTTTCGTCGCAGCTCCCGTCCCCACACTCGAGGACCCTGCAGTGTGGGAACTGGCCGCCGGCCCGGGTGGTGCCCTCGTCGAACCGCAACAAACACTGTCCCGCGACGGGGTGTACAACCAGATCGTCGCCTCCGGAGCGTCCGAGAACGGGCAACCACCCATCGGACCATCCGTCGCCTCCGACGATGACCCCGTCTCGCCGACCTATTACAAGGGGCCGTTCGGGGCGGTGCCGCTGTTCTACACGTCGAAACTCATCACCAGCCTGCAACAGTGCCAAACCACCGCACTCGGCCTCCTGGCACCGCGCCTAGGTCTGAAACAGAAGGTGTCCGTGTCGTCCCTGTTGAACTACGCGCTCGAACCCGACGACGTCATCTCCGTGACCATGCCTGACGAAACCGTGGAGAACCACATCATCGACTCCATCACCTTCCCCCTGACCGGAGGAACCATGTCCATGCAAACCCGCTCCACCACTTCGCCCGCCGGTGGGCGCATCACCATCGAAGGCGACAACGCCGACTACGGCGAAGGAACCTTCGATGAGTGA
- a CDS encoding phage tail tape measure protein, with protein sequence MADRSVAWKLTLDSTGVVSGSRQAQRAMQDLERNGVSKARVGLSKLEASAKAHPQAWSALGTAALGFGTAVSIGFGMAGKAAMSWESDWAGVTKTVDGTQKQMSALESGLRSLARNELPASTTEIAAVAEAAGQLGIKTGNVLAFTKTMINMGESTNLSAEEAATSLARFSNIMGTNQKDIGRLGASVVGLGNNFATTEREIVEMGMRIAGAGRQAGLTEGDVLGLATALSSVGIDAEAGGTAISMVMKKIGNSVANGGDSVEEFARLAGMSSQEFSTAWGDDAAGALTEFVAGLGKAQTSGENVNKTLSDLGITGIRESDALLRLSGASDVLKDALATGNEEYARGIALMEEANKRYDTAESRVRIAGNAVKDAAISFGDVFLPAVAEAADGVADFANWVSDLPAPVKDFGGSLAGLSGAAAVAAGGFLLLAPKVFDIVDGFKTLNMEHPKLSGGLVAAGKAAGVAAAAIAGAQIVSRIFGKDAKEAAASSDELTAALVKLSDSTRTSSKETILDPALWDNANTAWAKLVSGDKFEDIKDWGDALEQATDKGRSFTAWLDFTNTGQLDVVNEQIKRTDESLSQLASGGSLDTAQAGFRAIAEEGLAAGVELEDTFAKFPEFRDHLINVASASGQSTDEANLLKLAMGDITPEMLEAGGATEENAEKLQELGINAKTTEDKIKDLADEIRNFGSTVLDERSAAREFEQALDDADEALKKNGKTLDITTQKGRDNEAALDGLTSSARDWAASIVESSGSAEEAQKKIDDKLRPAVIRSARNFGMGKDEAELYADSILNVPEDAKTDVKTNADKATKKTKKTKEAVQDLDGDKANVSVHADTDPAKEDVNGFVKWFREHSTVTMTVIQNIKKVFDPKVPDQGGKKDSKGNNSRNPMGRYHGGIDVKGMAAGGVMDVAEMVKPGQIRFAGDRNDVDEAWIPLDGSARSKKILFEAIRRMPNLAIGMAKGGIASAQRSVDLASDDLRNARRAKQDAQSKSAKASASKRVRVAEDALASAKKNLKAVKAEAKAAEEAAKAAKQRAKEERERRVRVGELRTDLRTDLRRGDVREQVTGGLSGAYSAVDRLQGLADNTDLSKGARRTAGIQARQYEKSLKSLYGTLDRLEKKTEKAQDKLDELKQIQNSVSSSIQGKAFELQSGSELVSTGDGNFQQTSGIGHIRTSASTAAAKVKDFASKLKQLAKKGYSGAILQEVAQAGSIDEGLTLAQELLAGGDSDVKSLNASYKDIAKYSDQAGAYVTEGFYSGGVNAAAGLVKGLESQQKTVEKTITKIAKGMENALKKALGIHSPSTVMYARGIDTVDGLDNSLLDGITRIQDTAAKLGLAAVPPVTAFGPISTDYATAPTTSSATDFTTLDDTSALASSGSFDTGAGDMGAAGGSWDDTLATTEEALTSMQALTQAAYLQMTADTDASLLARQENTLAAMTGMQDTMTTGLSAMGLDLATQMSTMGTTQSTALSGMVSNQVKNLETMASDQSKNLKSMKDTQSSEWSSIKTNTGKTVGDMRTSVDKTMGNMDKDASGRLSTLGKTTDTGFGAIEKGGKANFSGLRSGIDKTMEKVPGDVGNSLDSTADVLNSFAKEINKSFGSVGVKLTGVKKPKGGFARGGILPGFTPYSAGDDQLTPMRSGEGVYVSEAMRDPYERERLHKVNAAALRGEPLHQFRDEGYAGGGIISAGKWWEARGARVGEHPHWGRVGRHSPNSHHYNGDAIDVNYGPGGQNPIETRFFDANVAAFKAAFPWAFVLWKAAGHFDHLHADNRGKAVGGGAMDEGILGDISYSGDIAKELEKAARRKGKELIAKYSEKLDGNTLTGQLGVGVMEKVVAGSVKQAKEYAKTFAEGEGDTGGAGVERWRPTVISALNFMNQPLSNVNRTLRRMNQESGGNPRAINNWDSNARAGMASRGLMQVIPPTFRAYARAPYNKDIWDPMSNIVASMSYALARYGSLAKAYDRRGGYVNGTKSARKGVHKVGEAGWEYVNFGGGEQVIPHQQSVNIENQLLRPQQQQTIALDEASAKLITQATEISPEALASALDGVPVSLVVDGKQMQAHISTTVSGIAVGAGRAH encoded by the coding sequence TTGGCTGATCGTTCCGTAGCGTGGAAACTCACTCTCGACTCCACCGGCGTCGTCTCAGGCTCCCGCCAGGCACAACGTGCCATGCAGGACCTCGAACGCAACGGTGTCTCCAAAGCGCGAGTGGGTCTCTCGAAGCTCGAAGCCTCAGCCAAGGCACACCCTCAGGCATGGTCAGCTCTCGGCACTGCCGCTCTCGGGTTCGGCACCGCCGTGTCCATCGGGTTTGGTATGGCTGGCAAGGCCGCCATGTCCTGGGAGTCCGACTGGGCGGGTGTCACGAAGACCGTCGACGGTACACAGAAGCAGATGTCGGCGCTCGAATCCGGTCTGCGCAGCCTCGCCCGAAACGAGCTCCCCGCCTCGACCACCGAGATCGCCGCGGTCGCCGAGGCCGCCGGCCAGCTTGGCATCAAGACCGGCAACGTCCTCGCGTTCACGAAGACCATGATCAACATGGGCGAGTCGACGAACCTCTCCGCCGAAGAGGCCGCCACCTCCCTCGCCCGGTTCTCCAACATCATGGGAACCAACCAGAAGGACATCGGCCGCCTCGGCGCATCCGTCGTCGGCCTCGGCAACAACTTCGCCACCACAGAACGCGAAATCGTGGAAATGGGCATGCGCATCGCCGGCGCCGGCCGACAGGCAGGCCTCACTGAGGGTGACGTCCTCGGCCTCGCCACCGCACTCTCGTCTGTCGGCATCGACGCCGAGGCCGGCGGTACCGCGATCTCCATGGTGATGAAGAAGATCGGCAACTCCGTCGCCAACGGCGGCGACAGCGTCGAAGAATTCGCACGCCTCGCAGGCATGTCCTCCCAGGAGTTCTCCACCGCCTGGGGCGACGACGCTGCAGGAGCTCTCACCGAATTCGTCGCAGGCCTCGGCAAGGCCCAAACGTCCGGCGAAAACGTCAACAAGACACTCTCCGACCTCGGCATCACCGGCATCCGCGAATCCGACGCACTGCTGCGCCTGTCCGGAGCATCCGACGTCCTCAAAGACGCGCTCGCCACCGGCAATGAGGAATACGCGCGTGGAATCGCCCTCATGGAGGAAGCGAACAAACGCTACGACACCGCCGAGTCCCGCGTCCGCATCGCAGGAAACGCAGTCAAGGACGCCGCGATCTCGTTCGGTGACGTGTTTCTCCCCGCCGTTGCCGAAGCCGCCGACGGCGTCGCCGACTTCGCGAACTGGGTCAGCGATCTCCCCGCCCCTGTGAAGGACTTCGGTGGCAGCCTTGCGGGTCTCAGTGGTGCGGCCGCGGTCGCTGCTGGCGGTTTCCTATTGCTGGCGCCGAAGGTGTTCGACATCGTTGATGGGTTCAAGACCCTCAACATGGAGCACCCGAAACTCTCCGGCGGTCTTGTGGCAGCAGGCAAAGCGGCTGGGGTCGCCGCGGCAGCAATTGCCGGAGCACAGATCGTGTCGCGGATCTTCGGCAAGGATGCCAAAGAAGCAGCTGCGTCGTCTGACGAGCTCACAGCCGCCCTGGTGAAGCTTTCAGACAGCACTCGGACGAGTTCGAAAGAGACCATCCTCGACCCAGCCCTGTGGGACAACGCGAACACGGCCTGGGCGAAGCTGGTCAGCGGTGACAAGTTCGAGGACATCAAGGACTGGGGCGACGCACTCGAACAGGCCACGGACAAGGGCAGAAGCTTCACAGCATGGTTGGATTTCACCAACACCGGACAGCTTGACGTCGTCAACGAGCAGATCAAGAGGACGGACGAGTCGCTTTCCCAGTTGGCATCCGGAGGGTCTCTTGACACTGCTCAAGCCGGGTTCCGTGCGATCGCTGAGGAGGGCCTGGCCGCCGGAGTGGAGCTCGAGGACACGTTCGCGAAGTTCCCCGAATTCCGCGACCACCTGATCAATGTGGCCTCGGCATCCGGGCAATCAACGGACGAGGCCAATCTCCTCAAGTTAGCGATGGGCGACATCACCCCGGAGATGCTCGAAGCCGGAGGCGCCACCGAGGAGAACGCGGAGAAGCTGCAGGAACTCGGCATCAACGCGAAGACCACTGAGGACAAGATCAAGGACCTCGCGGACGAAATCCGCAACTTCGGTTCCACCGTCCTCGACGAACGATCGGCAGCACGTGAGTTCGAACAAGCTCTCGACGACGCCGATGAGGCGTTGAAGAAGAACGGTAAGACTCTCGACATCACCACTCAGAAGGGCCGCGACAACGAGGCCGCTCTGGACGGGCTCACCTCATCGGCTCGGGATTGGGCCGCTAGTATTGTCGAGTCCTCGGGGTCGGCGGAAGAAGCCCAGAAGAAGATCGACGACAAGCTCCGTCCCGCTGTCATTCGTTCCGCCCGCAACTTCGGCATGGGCAAGGACGAAGCCGAGCTCTACGCCGATTCGATCCTCAATGTTCCCGAAGACGCGAAGACCGACGTCAAGACGAACGCCGACAAGGCGACGAAGAAGACGAAGAAGACGAAGGAAGCCGTCCAGGACCTCGACGGCGACAAGGCGAACGTGTCGGTCCACGCCGACACAGACCCAGCCAAGGAAGACGTCAACGGGTTCGTGAAGTGGTTCCGGGAACACTCGACCGTCACCATGACGGTGATCCAGAACATCAAGAAGGTCTTCGACCCCAAGGTGCCTGACCAGGGCGGCAAGAAGGACAGCAAGGGCAACAACTCCCGAAACCCCATGGGACGCTACCACGGCGGCATCGACGTCAAAGGCATGGCCGCCGGCGGAGTCATGGACGTCGCCGAAATGGTCAAACCCGGACAGATCCGATTCGCCGGCGACCGCAACGACGTCGACGAAGCCTGGATCCCACTCGACGGGTCTGCACGATCGAAGAAGATCCTCTTCGAAGCAATCCGCCGCATGCCGAACCTCGCAATCGGCATGGCCAAGGGCGGCATCGCCTCCGCCCAGCGCAGCGTCGATCTCGCCTCCGACGACCTCCGCAACGCACGCCGCGCCAAGCAGGACGCACAGTCGAAGTCTGCGAAAGCCTCCGCCTCGAAACGAGTCCGAGTCGCAGAAGATGCACTCGCCTCGGCGAAGAAGAACCTCAAAGCCGTCAAGGCCGAAGCGAAGGCCGCAGAGGAAGCCGCCAAGGCCGCGAAGCAGCGGGCGAAGGAAGAACGGGAACGCCGCGTCCGCGTCGGCGAACTCCGCACCGACCTGCGCACCGACCTCCGCCGAGGCGACGTCCGCGAACAAGTCACCGGTGGACTCTCTGGCGCGTACTCCGCCGTCGACCGCCTGCAGGGCCTCGCCGACAACACAGACCTATCCAAGGGCGCTCGCCGCACTGCCGGCATTCAGGCACGCCAGTACGAGAAGTCCCTCAAGTCGCTGTACGGCACGCTGGACCGGCTCGAGAAGAAGACCGAGAAGGCACAGGACAAGCTCGACGAGCTCAAGCAGATCCAGAACTCTGTGTCGTCGTCGATCCAGGGCAAAGCGTTCGAACTGCAGTCCGGCTCCGAGCTCGTCTCCACTGGTGACGGGAACTTCCAGCAGACCTCCGGTATCGGCCACATCCGCACCTCGGCGTCGACTGCTGCGGCGAAGGTCAAGGACTTCGCATCGAAGCTCAAGCAGCTCGCGAAGAAGGGCTACTCAGGTGCGATCCTGCAGGAAGTCGCCCAGGCCGGCTCCATCGACGAAGGCCTGACCCTGGCTCAGGAGCTCCTCGCCGGCGGCGACTCCGACGTGAAGTCCCTCAACGCCTCGTACAAGGACATCGCGAAGTACTCCGACCAGGCCGGCGCCTACGTCACCGAAGGCTTCTACTCAGGTGGAGTCAACGCCGCCGCCGGACTGGTGAAGGGACTCGAATCCCAGCAGAAGACGGTCGAGAAGACGATCACGAAGATCGCCAAGGGCATGGAGAACGCCCTCAAGAAGGCGCTCGGCATCCACTCACCCTCCACCGTCATGTACGCCCGCGGAATCGACACCGTCGACGGACTCGACAACAGCCTCCTCGACGGCATCACCCGCATCCAGGACACCGCCGCGAAGCTCGGCCTCGCCGCAGTCCCACCCGTGACCGCGTTCGGCCCCATCAGCACCGACTACGCCACCGCACCGACCACCAGCTCCGCCACTGACTTCACCACACTCGACGACACCTCGGCGCTCGCCTCGTCGGGGTCGTTCGACACGGGTGCCGGTGACATGGGCGCTGCTGGTGGTTCATGGGATGACACGCTCGCGACGACTGAGGAAGCGCTCACGTCGATGCAGGCCCTCACACAGGCCGCATACCTGCAGATGACTGCGGACACGGATGCGTCTCTGCTGGCCCGGCAGGAGAACACTCTGGCCGCGATGACGGGTATGCAGGACACCATGACCACTGGTCTCTCGGCAATGGGCTTGGATCTTGCGACTCAGATGTCGACGATGGGCACCACTCAGTCGACCGCTTTGTCGGGGATGGTTTCGAACCAGGTGAAGAACCTCGAGACCATGGCCTCGGACCAGTCGAAGAATCTGAAGTCGATGAAGGACACCCAGTCTTCGGAGTGGTCGTCGATCAAGACGAACACCGGCAAGACCGTCGGCGACATGCGCACCTCGGTCGACAAGACGATGGGCAACATGGACAAGGACGCCTCCGGGCGGCTGTCCACCCTCGGCAAGACCACGGACACCGGGTTCGGAGCCATTGAGAAGGGCGGCAAGGCCAACTTCTCCGGGCTGCGTTCCGGCATCGACAAGACGATGGAGAAGGTTCCCGGCGACGTCGGCAACTCCCTCGACAGCACTGCTGATGTGCTGAACTCGTTCGCGAAGGAGATCAATAAGTCCTTCGGCTCCGTCGGTGTGAAGCTCACCGGAGTCAAGAAGCCCAAGGGCGGTTTCGCTCGAGGCGGCATCCTCCCCGGCTTCACCCCGTACTCGGCCGGTGACGACCAGCTCACCCCGATGCGCTCCGGTGAAGGCGTGTACGTCTCCGAAGCCATGCGTGACCCCTACGAAAGGGAACGCCTCCACAAGGTCAACGCGGCCGCGCTGCGCGGTGAACCGTTGCACCAGTTCCGAGACGAAGGCTACGCCGGAGGTGGCATCATCTCCGCCGGCAAGTGGTGGGAGGCGCGCGGCGCCCGCGTCGGCGAACACCCACACTGGGGCCGCGTCGGCCGGCACTCCCCGAACTCGCACCACTACAACGGCGACGCGATCGATGTGAACTACGGTCCCGGCGGGCAGAACCCCATCGAAACTCGGTTCTTCGATGCGAACGTGGCCGCGTTCAAGGCCGCATTCCCCTGGGCATTCGTCCTGTGGAAAGCAGCCGGGCACTTTGACCACCTCCACGCCGACAACCGAGGCAAGGCCGTCGGCGGTGGTGCCATGGACGAAGGAATCCTCGGCGACATCTCCTACTCCGGCGACATCGCCAAGGAACTCGAGAAGGCCGCACGCCGCAAGGGCAAGGAACTCATCGCGAAGTACTCCGAGAAGCTCGACGGGAACACCCTCACCGGGCAGCTCGGCGTCGGTGTCATGGAGAAGGTCGTCGCCGGCTCAGTCAAGCAGGCCAAGGAGTACGCGAAGACCTTCGCCGAGGGTGAAGGCGACACCGGTGGTGCCGGTGTGGAGCGGTGGCGGCCAACGGTCATCTCGGCGCTGAACTTCATGAACCAGCCGCTCTCCAACGTCAACCGCACCCTGCGCCGCATGAACCAGGAATCCGGCGGCAACCCGCGAGCGATCAACAACTGGGACTCCAACGCCCGCGCCGGCATGGCCTCACGAGGCCTCATGCAGGTCATCCCGCCCACATTCCGCGCCTATGCCCGCGCACCCTACAACAAGGACATCTGGGACCCGATGTCCAACATCGTCGCCTCAATGTCCTACGCCCTCGCACGGTACGGATCACTGGCCAAGGCCTACGACCGCCGAGGCGGATACGTCAACGGCACCAAATCGGCACGAAAGGGCGTGCACAAGGTCGGCGAGGCCGGCTGGGAATACGTCAACTTCGGCGGCGGCGAACAGGTCATCCCACACCAGCAATCCGTCAACATCGAAAACCAACTGCTCCGACCACAGCAGCAACAGACCATCGCCCTCGACGAAGCCTCAGCCAAGCTCATCACCCAGGCGACTGAGATCTCACCCGAGGCGCTCGCCTCGGCTCTGGATGGTGTGCCGGTGTCGTTGGTGGTGGATGGGAAACAGATGCAAGCACATATTTCTACGACCGTCAGCGGCATTGCTGTTGGTGCTGGGAGGGCTCACTGA